A part of Trachemys scripta elegans isolate TJP31775 chromosome 23, CAS_Tse_1.0, whole genome shotgun sequence genomic DNA contains:
- the ORMDL3 gene encoding ORM1-like protein 3 translates to MNVGTAHSEVNPNTRVMNSRGIWLSYVLGIGLLHVVLLSIPFFSVPVVWTLTNIIHNMSMYIFLHTVKGTPFETPDQGKARLLTHWEQMDYGVQFTASRKFLTITPIVLYFLTSFYTKYDRIHFIINTISLMSVLIPKLPQLHGVRIFGINKY, encoded by the exons ATGAACGTGGGGACGGCTCACAGCGAGGTGAACCCCAACACCCGGGTCATGAACAGCCGGGGCATCTGGCTCTCCTACGTGCTGGGGATTGGCCTGCTGCATGTGGTCCTCCTCAGCATCCCCTTCTTCAGTGTCCCTGTGGTTTGGACTCTCACCAACATCATCCACAACATG AGTATGTACATCTTCCTGCACACCGTGAAAGGAACGCCCTTTGAGACTCCGGACCAGGGGAAAGCCCGGTTGCTCACGCACTGGGAGCAGATGGACTATGGGGTGCAGTTCACGGCATCGCGCAAGTTCCTGACCATCACGCCCATCGTGCT GTATTTCCTCACCAGTTTCTATACGAAATATGACCGGATACACTTCATAATCAACACCATCTCCCTGATGAGCGTCTTGATCCCCAAGCTGCCCCAGCTCCACGGAGTCCGGATCTTTGGGATCAACAAGTACTGA